The DNA segment CGTGCGTATTGTTGATAGTTTTTTAGGAATGAAGACAGGTGAAAGGACTGAAGAAGTGTTTCAAGTTCTGTTTGTCTCGTAAGCGGATTCATAGCGCAGCTCCTGTCTGCCTGAGTGATTTAAAAGTGCATCGTAGTTTTGCAATTTCGGTACAAATACCTCCACAGCTGGCACTACGGACTTACTCCTGCATAGCTCGTAAACACGCTCACTGGCTGGCAGCACGCGTGACTCTAAAAGGGTTGCTAGAGCCTTTGCAACAGATTCCTCGCCATCCAGTGCCGCTTGATTTAGAATTCGCAGGTATTCTTTGTCAGCCCGTTCGTCGTCATATGCTAGCAACGCATCATAGGCTTGGCGGAAAACCACTCGAGGAAACAATTCCTCGCGATATTGATAGTTTCTAAATGCACCTGGTTTGCGCATCAGGTGGAGAATTAGATGCCTGTAGTTGATGCATTTCTTGCTCTGCTCAGGCTTCCGGCATTCCATTACCAAGTGCCGTCCGTAATAAATACGCACCTGGTCCTTGAAGACCAGCCCTCTTAGCTTTTGCCCAATGTAGCGGCTTGGCACTGAATAGGTCACACCGCTCATAGAAACCGTACTCCAAGCGGTTACTGTTGTGGAGTATTGCTTTGGCTCGTACCACTCGGTCTTCGGCAGTGGTATCAACAATGCTAGCTCCTCCTCAAGACGGCTAATCCTGAGTCGATTTCGCTCTAGTGTTGCTTGCTCAAGATAACTCTCATAGTCCTCCACGGTTCTAAAATTGCGATCACCACGTAATCTCAGGCGCTGGTCGATTGCGTGCTTAAACAGATCATTGCTCTTTTCGACAGATCCATTTTCATTGGAGCAACCAGGATTGTTTGAGCTTGGTATCACACCGTAGTGCTTCAAGAATTCCATCCACCGGACTTGAAACGTCCCGTGCTCGCCCACTGGAACTGCTCCCGCTAGATTGTCAGTACGGTGCTCAGGCGCAACCGCACCGAGCTTTGCCACGGCCAATTCATAGCCCTTCGTCAAAGTTTCAAAACTTTCTGTATGGCAGATCCAGACAAATTCCCAGCGAGAATAAGGGAGCATAAAGTGGTAGAGCAAGTGTGGAAAGGGTTGATTGTCGATCAAGATCTCCAGCTCCGAGCAATGCGTATAGTCGCTTTGGCTCTGCCTTGCTGCCACTATTGTTTGGGCAAACATGACTTCCCTTCGCTCTGGTCCCTCCAGAACTCTCCAGTCATGCACACGTCGGCGCAACGTCCGCACTTGCCCTGGGTTAAATTGATCCGGATAGGATGCCAGAAGCCAATCCATCAAGGTCTGAGCTTCAAGCCCTTGATCACGCTCCAGCATAGCCTTTAAATCGGCCCAGACGCCTTCAAAAGGGTCCCTCCTTGTTCTCCAGTTGCGATCAGTCGGTAATCGAAAGGGCTTTTTCCCGTTTGTCGTCAAATATCTTTTTGC comes from the Candidatus Obscuribacter sp. genome and includes:
- a CDS encoding transposase family protein, with protein sequence MDFAITGFQMTCTQKQIELLLKYATTYTKEVAAAKAGMSLSTAKRYLTTNGKKPFRLPTDRNWRTRRDPFEGVWADLKAMLERDQGLEAQTLMDWLLASYPDQFNPGQVRTLRRRVHDWRVLEGPERREVMFAQTIVAARQSQSDYTHCSELEILIDNQPFPHLLYHFMLPYSRWEFVWICHTESFETLTKGYELAVAKLGAVAPEHRTDNLAGAVPVGEHGTFQVRWMEFLKHYGVIPSSNNPGCSNENGSVEKSNDLFKHAIDQRLRLRGDRNFRTVEDYESYLEQATLERNRLRISRLEEELALLIPLPKTEWYEPKQYSTTVTAWSTVSMSGVTYSVPSRYIGQKLRGLVFKDQVRIYYGRHLVMECRKPEQSKKCINYRHLILHLMRKPGAFRNYQYREELFPRVVFRQAYDALLAYDDERADKEYLRILNQAALDGEESVAKALATLLESRVLPASERVYELCRSKSVVPAVEVFVPKLQNYDALLNHSGRQELRYESAYETNRT